The following are from one region of the Anguilla rostrata isolate EN2019 chromosome 7, ASM1855537v3, whole genome shotgun sequence genome:
- the LOC135260035 gene encoding solute carrier family 22 member 4-like isoform X3 → MRDYDENTSFLGEWGPFQRTVFVLLSLSSIPNGYGGLCMVFLSDTPRHRCSLPHVNLTGFNLSRALPAEHVGGRMDYSRCARYKRLNGTEALFANETEGCADGWDYDTEQYISTITTEWNLVCSDAWKVPFSLSVFFMGVLTGSIICGQVADRFGRKSVLFVSIAAQTVFTLLQVASVTWEMFATLYFITGVGQISNYIAAFILGNEVLGESYRLAFSTVGMCAFYAVGYAVLPLCAYFIRSWRTLLLVLALPGFLYLPLWWFIPESPRWLLSQGRLKEAEDIVRAAAEKNGVRPPGVIFREEDSTKLLENGSDHPKTSYTYVDLVRTRKIRNITILNVILWFSVTVSYFGLSLSTPNMNGDPYLNCLLSAVMELVAYTGAWLLLKVVSRRLIISATLLIGGAALLLIQMVPEKFSSFTIGMAMVGKLGVTAAFSVLYISAMELYPTVVRGMGVGVCSMTSKIGSVLSPFLAFVGTYNKALPYIVMGLLTLAMGLLSLLLPETRGIALPEDLCHVQAITCCCYSGKPSTELEGCKKDQLHAEEKSV, encoded by the exons ATGAGGGACTACGACGAGAACACCTCCTTCCTGGGGGAGTGGGGCCCCTTTCAGCGGACCGTCTTCGTCCTGCTCAGCCTCAGCAGCATTCCCAACGGCTACGGCGGGCTGTGCATGGTGTTCCTGTCGGACACGCCGCGTCACCGCTGCAGCTTGCCGCACGTGAACCTGACCGGCTTCAATCTGAGCCGGGCTCTGCCCGCGGAGCATGTCGGCGGCCGGATGGACTACAGTCGGTGCGCGCGCTACAAGAGGCTAAACGGCACAGAGGCGTTGTTCGCCAACGAAACTGAGGGATGCGCGGACGGTTGGGACTACGACACGGAGCAGTACATTTCCACGATAACAACAGAG TGGAACCTCGTCTGTTCAGACGCCTGGAAAGTTCCGTTCAGCCTGTCCGTGTTTTTCATGGGGGTCCTGACAGGCTCCATCATCTGTGGGCAGGTTGCAGACAG ATTCGGCAGGAAGTCCGTACTCTTCGTCAGCATCGCGGCGCAGACCGTCTTCACTCTCCTGCAGGTGGCCTCTGTCACCTGGGAGATGTTTGCCACCCTCTACTTCATCACTGGAGTGGGACAGATTTCCAATTACATCGCTGCTTTCATTTTAG GTAACGAGGTGTTGGGGGAGTCCTACCGCTTGGCCTTCTCCACCGTGGGCATGTGTGCGTTTTACGCGGTGGGCTACGCTGTTCTTCCTCTGTGCGCATACTTCATCCGCTCCTGGAGGACTCTCCTGCTCGTCCTCGCCCTGCCCGGATTCCTCTACTTACCCCTCTGGTG GTTTATTCCGGAGTCCCCACGGTGGCTGCTGTCCCAAGGTCGTCTGAAGGAGGCAGAGGACATCGTCCGGGCTGCAGCCGAGAAAAATGGCGTCAGACCTCCCGGGGTTATATTTCGGGAAGAGGATTCCACTAAacttttg GAAAATGGCTCTGATCACCCTAAAACCTCATACACATACGTGGACCTGGTCAGGACCAGAAAGATAAGGAATATAACCATCCTCAACGTCATCCTCTG GTTCAGTGTTACCGTTAGTTACTTTGGCCTGTCGCTGAGCACCCCCAACATGAACGGCGACCCCTACCTAAACTGCCTTCTCTCGGCCGTCATGGAGCTGGTCGCCTACACGGGGGCGTGGCTCCTGCTGAAGGTGGTCTCTCGCCGCCTCATCATCTCCGCCACGCTTCTGATTGGAGGAGCCGCCCTGCTGCTCATTCAGATGGTTCCGGAAA AGTTCAGCAGCTTCACCATCGGCATGGCGATGGTGGGGAAGCTCGGGGTGACCGCAGCGTTTTCGGTGTTGTACATCTCGGCCATGGAGCTGTACCCCACGGTAGTGCGAGGGATGGGGGTGGGCGTCTGTTCCATGACCTCAAAGATCGGAAGCGTTCTCTCGCCCTTCCTGGCATTCGTGG GTACATATAACAAGGCCCTCCCCTACATAGTGATGGGGCTCCTGACACTGGCGATGGGACTGCTGAGTCTACTTCTGCCCGAAACACGGGGCATTGCCCTGCCAGAGGACCTCTGCCATGTACAGGCCATTACCTG CTGCTGCTACAGCGGAAAGCCTTCTACAGAACTGGAGGGCTGCAAGAAAGACCAGCTCCATGCAGAAGAAAAGAGCGTGTGA
- the LOC135260035 gene encoding solute carrier family 22 member 4-like isoform X1, with product MYIPREGTRTCSYFTIFYYILAVYRFCLTEALTALFTGASCFPFLSLPVLSFPFLSSPFHVTTSALVMRDYDENTSFLGEWGPFQRTVFVLLSLSSIPNGYGGLCMVFLSDTPRHRCSLPHVNLTGFNLSRALPAEHVGGRMDYSRCARYKRLNGTEALFANETEGCADGWDYDTEQYISTITTEWNLVCSDAWKVPFSLSVFFMGVLTGSIICGQVADRFGRKSVLFVSIAAQTVFTLLQVASVTWEMFATLYFITGVGQISNYIAAFILGNEVLGESYRLAFSTVGMCAFYAVGYAVLPLCAYFIRSWRTLLLVLALPGFLYLPLWWFIPESPRWLLSQGRLKEAEDIVRAAAEKNGVRPPGVIFREEDSTKLLENGSDHPKTSYTYVDLVRTRKIRNITILNVILWFSVTVSYFGLSLSTPNMNGDPYLNCLLSAVMELVAYTGAWLLLKVVSRRLIISATLLIGGAALLLIQMVPEKFSSFTIGMAMVGKLGVTAAFSVLYISAMELYPTVVRGMGVGVCSMTSKIGSVLSPFLAFVGTYNKALPYIVMGLLTLAMGLLSLLLPETRGIALPEDLCHVQAITCCCYSGKPSTELEGCKKDQLHAEEKSV from the exons ATGTATATACCAAGGGAGGGAACGAGAACCTGTTCCTATTTTACTATATTTTACTATATTTTAGCCGTTTACCGTTTTTGCTTAACCGAAGCGCTCACCGCACTCTTTACAGGAGCCTCttgctttcctttcctttccttgcctgtcctttcctttcctttcctttcctccccTTTCCACGTAACGACCAGTGCGCTCGTGATGAGGGACTACGACGAGAACACCTCCTTCCTGGGGGAGTGGGGCCCCTTTCAGCGGACCGTCTTCGTCCTGCTCAGCCTCAGCAGCATTCCCAACGGCTACGGCGGGCTGTGCATGGTGTTCCTGTCGGACACGCCGCGTCACCGCTGCAGCTTGCCGCACGTGAACCTGACCGGCTTCAATCTGAGCCGGGCTCTGCCCGCGGAGCATGTCGGCGGCCGGATGGACTACAGTCGGTGCGCGCGCTACAAGAGGCTAAACGGCACAGAGGCGTTGTTCGCCAACGAAACTGAGGGATGCGCGGACGGTTGGGACTACGACACGGAGCAGTACATTTCCACGATAACAACAGAG TGGAACCTCGTCTGTTCAGACGCCTGGAAAGTTCCGTTCAGCCTGTCCGTGTTTTTCATGGGGGTCCTGACAGGCTCCATCATCTGTGGGCAGGTTGCAGACAG ATTCGGCAGGAAGTCCGTACTCTTCGTCAGCATCGCGGCGCAGACCGTCTTCACTCTCCTGCAGGTGGCCTCTGTCACCTGGGAGATGTTTGCCACCCTCTACTTCATCACTGGAGTGGGACAGATTTCCAATTACATCGCTGCTTTCATTTTAG GTAACGAGGTGTTGGGGGAGTCCTACCGCTTGGCCTTCTCCACCGTGGGCATGTGTGCGTTTTACGCGGTGGGCTACGCTGTTCTTCCTCTGTGCGCATACTTCATCCGCTCCTGGAGGACTCTCCTGCTCGTCCTCGCCCTGCCCGGATTCCTCTACTTACCCCTCTGGTG GTTTATTCCGGAGTCCCCACGGTGGCTGCTGTCCCAAGGTCGTCTGAAGGAGGCAGAGGACATCGTCCGGGCTGCAGCCGAGAAAAATGGCGTCAGACCTCCCGGGGTTATATTTCGGGAAGAGGATTCCACTAAacttttg GAAAATGGCTCTGATCACCCTAAAACCTCATACACATACGTGGACCTGGTCAGGACCAGAAAGATAAGGAATATAACCATCCTCAACGTCATCCTCTG GTTCAGTGTTACCGTTAGTTACTTTGGCCTGTCGCTGAGCACCCCCAACATGAACGGCGACCCCTACCTAAACTGCCTTCTCTCGGCCGTCATGGAGCTGGTCGCCTACACGGGGGCGTGGCTCCTGCTGAAGGTGGTCTCTCGCCGCCTCATCATCTCCGCCACGCTTCTGATTGGAGGAGCCGCCCTGCTGCTCATTCAGATGGTTCCGGAAA AGTTCAGCAGCTTCACCATCGGCATGGCGATGGTGGGGAAGCTCGGGGTGACCGCAGCGTTTTCGGTGTTGTACATCTCGGCCATGGAGCTGTACCCCACGGTAGTGCGAGGGATGGGGGTGGGCGTCTGTTCCATGACCTCAAAGATCGGAAGCGTTCTCTCGCCCTTCCTGGCATTCGTGG GTACATATAACAAGGCCCTCCCCTACATAGTGATGGGGCTCCTGACACTGGCGATGGGACTGCTGAGTCTACTTCTGCCCGAAACACGGGGCATTGCCCTGCCAGAGGACCTCTGCCATGTACAGGCCATTACCTG CTGCTGCTACAGCGGAAAGCCTTCTACAGAACTGGAGGGCTGCAAGAAAGACCAGCTCCATGCAGAAGAAAAGAGCGTGTGA
- the LOC135260035 gene encoding solute carrier family 22 member 4-like isoform X2: MSTCSYVNTGIFWYRKPRQYREAWIESALVMRDYDENTSFLGEWGPFQRTVFVLLSLSSIPNGYGGLCMVFLSDTPRHRCSLPHVNLTGFNLSRALPAEHVGGRMDYSRCARYKRLNGTEALFANETEGCADGWDYDTEQYISTITTEWNLVCSDAWKVPFSLSVFFMGVLTGSIICGQVADRFGRKSVLFVSIAAQTVFTLLQVASVTWEMFATLYFITGVGQISNYIAAFILGNEVLGESYRLAFSTVGMCAFYAVGYAVLPLCAYFIRSWRTLLLVLALPGFLYLPLWWFIPESPRWLLSQGRLKEAEDIVRAAAEKNGVRPPGVIFREEDSTKLLENGSDHPKTSYTYVDLVRTRKIRNITILNVILWFSVTVSYFGLSLSTPNMNGDPYLNCLLSAVMELVAYTGAWLLLKVVSRRLIISATLLIGGAALLLIQMVPEKFSSFTIGMAMVGKLGVTAAFSVLYISAMELYPTVVRGMGVGVCSMTSKIGSVLSPFLAFVGTYNKALPYIVMGLLTLAMGLLSLLLPETRGIALPEDLCHVQAITCCCYSGKPSTELEGCKKDQLHAEEKSV, from the exons ATGAGCACATGCTCATACGTGAATACAGGAATATTCTGGTACAGGAAGCCACGCCAGTACAGAGAAGCCTGGATTGAGAG TGCGCTCGTGATGAGGGACTACGACGAGAACACCTCCTTCCTGGGGGAGTGGGGCCCCTTTCAGCGGACCGTCTTCGTCCTGCTCAGCCTCAGCAGCATTCCCAACGGCTACGGCGGGCTGTGCATGGTGTTCCTGTCGGACACGCCGCGTCACCGCTGCAGCTTGCCGCACGTGAACCTGACCGGCTTCAATCTGAGCCGGGCTCTGCCCGCGGAGCATGTCGGCGGCCGGATGGACTACAGTCGGTGCGCGCGCTACAAGAGGCTAAACGGCACAGAGGCGTTGTTCGCCAACGAAACTGAGGGATGCGCGGACGGTTGGGACTACGACACGGAGCAGTACATTTCCACGATAACAACAGAG TGGAACCTCGTCTGTTCAGACGCCTGGAAAGTTCCGTTCAGCCTGTCCGTGTTTTTCATGGGGGTCCTGACAGGCTCCATCATCTGTGGGCAGGTTGCAGACAG ATTCGGCAGGAAGTCCGTACTCTTCGTCAGCATCGCGGCGCAGACCGTCTTCACTCTCCTGCAGGTGGCCTCTGTCACCTGGGAGATGTTTGCCACCCTCTACTTCATCACTGGAGTGGGACAGATTTCCAATTACATCGCTGCTTTCATTTTAG GTAACGAGGTGTTGGGGGAGTCCTACCGCTTGGCCTTCTCCACCGTGGGCATGTGTGCGTTTTACGCGGTGGGCTACGCTGTTCTTCCTCTGTGCGCATACTTCATCCGCTCCTGGAGGACTCTCCTGCTCGTCCTCGCCCTGCCCGGATTCCTCTACTTACCCCTCTGGTG GTTTATTCCGGAGTCCCCACGGTGGCTGCTGTCCCAAGGTCGTCTGAAGGAGGCAGAGGACATCGTCCGGGCTGCAGCCGAGAAAAATGGCGTCAGACCTCCCGGGGTTATATTTCGGGAAGAGGATTCCACTAAacttttg GAAAATGGCTCTGATCACCCTAAAACCTCATACACATACGTGGACCTGGTCAGGACCAGAAAGATAAGGAATATAACCATCCTCAACGTCATCCTCTG GTTCAGTGTTACCGTTAGTTACTTTGGCCTGTCGCTGAGCACCCCCAACATGAACGGCGACCCCTACCTAAACTGCCTTCTCTCGGCCGTCATGGAGCTGGTCGCCTACACGGGGGCGTGGCTCCTGCTGAAGGTGGTCTCTCGCCGCCTCATCATCTCCGCCACGCTTCTGATTGGAGGAGCCGCCCTGCTGCTCATTCAGATGGTTCCGGAAA AGTTCAGCAGCTTCACCATCGGCATGGCGATGGTGGGGAAGCTCGGGGTGACCGCAGCGTTTTCGGTGTTGTACATCTCGGCCATGGAGCTGTACCCCACGGTAGTGCGAGGGATGGGGGTGGGCGTCTGTTCCATGACCTCAAAGATCGGAAGCGTTCTCTCGCCCTTCCTGGCATTCGTGG GTACATATAACAAGGCCCTCCCCTACATAGTGATGGGGCTCCTGACACTGGCGATGGGACTGCTGAGTCTACTTCTGCCCGAAACACGGGGCATTGCCCTGCCAGAGGACCTCTGCCATGTACAGGCCATTACCTG CTGCTGCTACAGCGGAAAGCCTTCTACAGAACTGGAGGGCTGCAAGAAAGACCAGCTCCATGCAGAAGAAAAGAGCGTGTGA
- the LOC135260035 gene encoding organic cation/carnitine transporter 2-like isoform X5: MYIPREGTRTCSYFTIFYYILAVYRFCLTEALTALFTGASCFPFLSLPVLSFPFLSSPFHVTTSALVMRDYDENTSFLGEWGPFQRTVFVLLSLSSIPNGYGGLCMVFLSDTPRHRCSLPHVNLTGFNLSRALPAEHVGGRMDYSRCARYKRLNGTEALFANETEGCADGWDYDTEQYISTITTEWNLVCSDAWKVPFSLSVFFMGVLTGSIICGQVADRFGRKSVLFVSIAAQTVFTLLQVASVTWEMFATLYFITGVGQISNYIAAFILGNEVLGESYRLAFSTVGMCAFYAVGYAVLPLCAYFIRSWRTLLLVLALPGFLYLPLWWFIPESPRWLLSQGRLKEAEDIVRAAAEKNGVRPPGVIFREEDSTKLLENGSDHPKTSYTYVDLVRTRKIRNITILNVILWFSVTVSYFGLSLSTPNMNGDPYLNCLLSAVMELVAYTGAWLLLKVVSRRLIISATLLIGGAALLLIQMVPEISPVTP; encoded by the exons ATGTATATACCAAGGGAGGGAACGAGAACCTGTTCCTATTTTACTATATTTTACTATATTTTAGCCGTTTACCGTTTTTGCTTAACCGAAGCGCTCACCGCACTCTTTACAGGAGCCTCttgctttcctttcctttccttgcctgtcctttcctttcctttcctttcctccccTTTCCACGTAACGACCAGTGCGCTCGTGATGAGGGACTACGACGAGAACACCTCCTTCCTGGGGGAGTGGGGCCCCTTTCAGCGGACCGTCTTCGTCCTGCTCAGCCTCAGCAGCATTCCCAACGGCTACGGCGGGCTGTGCATGGTGTTCCTGTCGGACACGCCGCGTCACCGCTGCAGCTTGCCGCACGTGAACCTGACCGGCTTCAATCTGAGCCGGGCTCTGCCCGCGGAGCATGTCGGCGGCCGGATGGACTACAGTCGGTGCGCGCGCTACAAGAGGCTAAACGGCACAGAGGCGTTGTTCGCCAACGAAACTGAGGGATGCGCGGACGGTTGGGACTACGACACGGAGCAGTACATTTCCACGATAACAACAGAG TGGAACCTCGTCTGTTCAGACGCCTGGAAAGTTCCGTTCAGCCTGTCCGTGTTTTTCATGGGGGTCCTGACAGGCTCCATCATCTGTGGGCAGGTTGCAGACAG ATTCGGCAGGAAGTCCGTACTCTTCGTCAGCATCGCGGCGCAGACCGTCTTCACTCTCCTGCAGGTGGCCTCTGTCACCTGGGAGATGTTTGCCACCCTCTACTTCATCACTGGAGTGGGACAGATTTCCAATTACATCGCTGCTTTCATTTTAG GTAACGAGGTGTTGGGGGAGTCCTACCGCTTGGCCTTCTCCACCGTGGGCATGTGTGCGTTTTACGCGGTGGGCTACGCTGTTCTTCCTCTGTGCGCATACTTCATCCGCTCCTGGAGGACTCTCCTGCTCGTCCTCGCCCTGCCCGGATTCCTCTACTTACCCCTCTGGTG GTTTATTCCGGAGTCCCCACGGTGGCTGCTGTCCCAAGGTCGTCTGAAGGAGGCAGAGGACATCGTCCGGGCTGCAGCCGAGAAAAATGGCGTCAGACCTCCCGGGGTTATATTTCGGGAAGAGGATTCCACTAAacttttg GAAAATGGCTCTGATCACCCTAAAACCTCATACACATACGTGGACCTGGTCAGGACCAGAAAGATAAGGAATATAACCATCCTCAACGTCATCCTCTG GTTCAGTGTTACCGTTAGTTACTTTGGCCTGTCGCTGAGCACCCCCAACATGAACGGCGACCCCTACCTAAACTGCCTTCTCTCGGCCGTCATGGAGCTGGTCGCCTACACGGGGGCGTGGCTCCTGCTGAAGGTGGTCTCTCGCCGCCTCATCATCTCCGCCACGCTTCTGATTGGAGGAGCCGCCCTGCTGCTCATTCAGATGGTTCCGGAAA tctCTCCTGTAACCCCGTAG
- the LOC135260035 gene encoding organic cation/carnitine transporter 2-like isoform X4, with product MYIPREGTRTCSYFTIFYYILAVYRFCLTEALTALFTGASCFPFLSLPVLSFPFLSSPFHVTTSALVMRDYDENTSFLGEWGPFQRTVFVLLSLSSIPNGYGGLCMVFLSDTPRHRCSLPHVNLTGFNLSRALPAEHVGGRMDYSRCARYKRLNGTEALFANETEGCADGWDYDTEQYISTITTEWNLVCSDAWKVPFSLSVFFMGVLTGSIICGQVADRFGRKSVLFVSIAAQTVFTLLQVASVTWEMFATLYFITGVGQISNYIAAFILGNEVLGESYRLAFSTVGMCAFYAVGYAVLPLCAYFIRSWRTLLLVLALPGFLYLPLWWFIPESPRWLLSQGRLKEAEDIVRAAAEKNGVRPPGVIFREEDSTKLLENGSDHPKTSYTYVDLVRTRKIRNITILNVILWFSVTVSYFGLSLSTPNMNGDPYLNCLLSAVMELVAYTGAWLLLKVVSRRLIISATLLIGGAALLLIQMVPESNGSSFLSFAAL from the exons ATGTATATACCAAGGGAGGGAACGAGAACCTGTTCCTATTTTACTATATTTTACTATATTTTAGCCGTTTACCGTTTTTGCTTAACCGAAGCGCTCACCGCACTCTTTACAGGAGCCTCttgctttcctttcctttccttgcctgtcctttcctttcctttcctttcctccccTTTCCACGTAACGACCAGTGCGCTCGTGATGAGGGACTACGACGAGAACACCTCCTTCCTGGGGGAGTGGGGCCCCTTTCAGCGGACCGTCTTCGTCCTGCTCAGCCTCAGCAGCATTCCCAACGGCTACGGCGGGCTGTGCATGGTGTTCCTGTCGGACACGCCGCGTCACCGCTGCAGCTTGCCGCACGTGAACCTGACCGGCTTCAATCTGAGCCGGGCTCTGCCCGCGGAGCATGTCGGCGGCCGGATGGACTACAGTCGGTGCGCGCGCTACAAGAGGCTAAACGGCACAGAGGCGTTGTTCGCCAACGAAACTGAGGGATGCGCGGACGGTTGGGACTACGACACGGAGCAGTACATTTCCACGATAACAACAGAG TGGAACCTCGTCTGTTCAGACGCCTGGAAAGTTCCGTTCAGCCTGTCCGTGTTTTTCATGGGGGTCCTGACAGGCTCCATCATCTGTGGGCAGGTTGCAGACAG ATTCGGCAGGAAGTCCGTACTCTTCGTCAGCATCGCGGCGCAGACCGTCTTCACTCTCCTGCAGGTGGCCTCTGTCACCTGGGAGATGTTTGCCACCCTCTACTTCATCACTGGAGTGGGACAGATTTCCAATTACATCGCTGCTTTCATTTTAG GTAACGAGGTGTTGGGGGAGTCCTACCGCTTGGCCTTCTCCACCGTGGGCATGTGTGCGTTTTACGCGGTGGGCTACGCTGTTCTTCCTCTGTGCGCATACTTCATCCGCTCCTGGAGGACTCTCCTGCTCGTCCTCGCCCTGCCCGGATTCCTCTACTTACCCCTCTGGTG GTTTATTCCGGAGTCCCCACGGTGGCTGCTGTCCCAAGGTCGTCTGAAGGAGGCAGAGGACATCGTCCGGGCTGCAGCCGAGAAAAATGGCGTCAGACCTCCCGGGGTTATATTTCGGGAAGAGGATTCCACTAAacttttg GAAAATGGCTCTGATCACCCTAAAACCTCATACACATACGTGGACCTGGTCAGGACCAGAAAGATAAGGAATATAACCATCCTCAACGTCATCCTCTG GTTCAGTGTTACCGTTAGTTACTTTGGCCTGTCGCTGAGCACCCCCAACATGAACGGCGACCCCTACCTAAACTGCCTTCTCTCGGCCGTCATGGAGCTGGTCGCCTACACGGGGGCGTGGCTCCTGCTGAAGGTGGTCTCTCGCCGCCTCATCATCTCCGCCACGCTTCTGATTGGAGGAGCCGCCCTGCTGCTCATTCAGATGGTTCCGGAAAGTAATGGAAGCTCGTTTTTGTCTTTCGCTGCCCTGTAG